In one window of Vicia villosa cultivar HV-30 ecotype Madison, WI unplaced genomic scaffold, Vvil1.0 ctg.001162F_1_1_3, whole genome shotgun sequence DNA:
- the LOC131633672 gene encoding uncharacterized protein LOC131633672: MASAQVLPNNSASSRKQEHLEAGKRRYYCFPFYDKLKMDALVYAFVAFMLCGCAFGRECTNTPTQSHTLRYELGVSKNETWKKEVMAHYHVTPTDDSAWADLLPRKFLSEEHQCGWSVMYRNIKNLGVFKPPVGFLKEVPNLEYLLMLDVDRLIWSFRKTAGLPTPGKLYGGWETFDEELRGHFVGHYLSASALMWASTKNDSLKEKMSALVTGLSACQEKIGTGYLSSFPDEFFDRFEVVQFVWAPYYTIHKIMDVLLDQHVKAGNPQALKMLTWMVDYFYSRVMNVIAKYTVHRHYDSLNEETGGMNDVLYKLYSITCFTSEIILVHRGKCSFTTKANIADEAGASAIIIINNRTELFKMVCEVNETDVDIGIPAVMLPQDAGLNLERHIHNKLMVAIQLYSPLRPLVDVAEVFLWLMAVGTILCASYWSAWTAREAVIEQDKLLKVTEFSL; the protein is encoded by the exons ATGGCGTCGGCTCAGGTGCTGCCGAACAACTCTGCTTCGTCTCGGAAGCAAGAGCATCTGGAAGCTGGCAAGCGTCGG TATTATTGTTTTCCTTTTTACGATAAGCT AAAGATGGATGCTCTTGTGTATGCTTTTGTGGCCTTTATGCTGTGTGGTTGTGCTTTTGGAAGAGAATGCACGAACACTCCGACTCAATCGCATACGTTGCGATATGAATTAGGGGTATCAAAGAATGAGacatggaagaaagaagtgatgGCTCATTATCATGTAACACCGACTGATGATTCAGCTTGGGCGGACTTGTTACCAAGGAAGTTCTTATCAGAAGAACATCAATGTGGTTGGAGTGTTATGTATAGGAATATTAAGAATTTGGGTGTGTTTAAGCCACCTGTTGGATTTCTCAAGGAAGTTCCTAATTTGGAGTATTTGTTGATGTTGGATGTTGATAGGTTGATTTGGAGCTTCAGGAAGACGGCTGGATTACCGACTCCGGGTAAACTGTATGGTGGATGGGAGACTTTTGATGAGGAACTCAGAGGACATTTTGTTG GGCATTACTTGAGTGCATCGGCTCTAATGTGGGCGAGCACAAAAAACGATAGTCTGAAGGAGAAAATGTCGGCTCTTGTTACCGGTCTATCAGCTTGTCAGGAGAAAATCGGAACAGGCTATCTATCTTCATTTCCTGATGAGTTTTTTGATCGATTTGAAGTTGTTCAATTTGTTTGGGCTCCCTATTACACCATTCACAAG ATCATGGATGTTTTATTGGATCAACATGTTAAAGCTGGGAATCCTCAAGCTCTAAAAATGTTGACATGGATGGTTGATTACTTTTACAGTAGAGTGATGAATGTAATAGCAAAGTACACTGTACATAGACACTATGATTCACTGAATGAGGAAACTGGAGGAATGAATGACGTCCTTTACAAATTATATAGCATAACG TGCTTCACTAGTGAGATCATTTTGGTGCACCGAGGAAAATGTAGCTTCACAACCAAGGCAAATATAGCTGATGAAGCCGGTGCTTCAGCCATTATCATTATAAACAATCGTACAGAACTTTTCAAGATGGTTTGTGAGGTAAATGAAACTGATGTGGATATTGGAATTCCTGCTGTTATGCTTCCACAAGATGCTGGATTAAACTTGGAAAGACACATACACAATAAATTGATGG TGGCCATACAGTTATATTCTCCATTGCGTCCATTGGTTGATGTTGCGGAAGTGTTTCTATGGCTTATGGCTGTTGGTACCATTTTATGTGCTTCTTATTGGTCTGCTTGGACTGCGAGAGAAGCTGTTATTGAGCAAGACAAGCTTTTAAAGGTTACCGAGTTTTCTCTGTAA